In a single window of the Diospyros lotus cultivar Yz01 chromosome 10, ASM1463336v1, whole genome shotgun sequence genome:
- the LOC127811777 gene encoding senescence-specific cysteine protease SAG39-like produces MGSQSPSKCSLICLGLLFIWATLATQAASRSLQQRQEEEEAMYHQRHEQWMARYGREYKDAAEKAKRYRIFKANVERIESFNKAAHSGYKLGVNQFADLTNDEFKLRNRFKSHVCSTVVPSFRYQNVTAVPATVDWRKKGAVTAIKDQGQCGCCWAFSAVAAMEGNNQLTTGKLISLSEQELVDCDTSGEDQGCNGGLMDDAFKFIKQNKGLTTEANYPYQGTDGTCNKNKAGNHAAKINGYEDVPANSESALQKAVANQPVSVAIDAGGSDFQFYSSGVFTGECGTELDHGVTAVGYGTDGDGTKYWLVKNSWGTSWGEEGYIRMQRGIAAKEGLCGIAMMASYPTA; encoded by the exons ATGGGTTCCCAAAGCCCCAGCAAGTGCAGCCTCATCTGCTTGGGTTTGTTGTTCATTTGGGCAACGTTGGCCACCCAGGCAGCTTCTCGCTCGCTTCAGCAGCggcaggaggaggaggaagccATGTACCATCAGAGACACGAGCAGTGGATGGCTCGGTATGGGCGGGAGTACAAGGATGCTGCTGAGAAGGCGAAACGTTACAGGATATTCAAGGCCAATGTGGAACGCATCGAGTCGTTTAACAAGGCAGCCCACAGTGGGTACAAGTTAGGAGTGAATCAATTTGCAGATCTTACGAATGACGAGTTCAAATTGCGAAACAGGTTCAAGAGCCATGTCTGTTCCACTGTTGTGCCGTCTTTCAGATACCAAAACGTGACTGCAGTTCCAGCCACCGTGGACTGGAGGAAGAAAGGAGCAGTAACCGCGATCAAGGACCAAGGCCAGTGTG gatGTTGTTGGGCGTTTTCAGCTGTGGCAGCCATGGAAGGAAATAACCAGCTAACAACCGGCAAGCTCATCTCCCTGTCCGAGCAAGAGCTTGTCGACTGTGACACTTCAGGCGAAGATCAGGGCTGCAATGGTGGCCTCATGGATGATGCCTTTAAGTTcatcaaacaaaacaaaggaCTCACAACTGAAGCAAACTATCCATACCAGGGTACAGACGGGACTTGCAACAAGAACAAAGCCGGAAACCACGCAGCCAAGATAAATGGGTACGAAGACGTGCCTGCGAACAGTGAGAGTGCCCTTCAAAAGGCCGTTGCTAATCAACCAGTCTCGGTCGCCATCGATGCTGGGGGCTCTGACTTCCAATTTTACTCGAGTGGAGTCTTTACGGGAGAGTGTGGGACTGAGCTAGACCACGGCGTCACCGCCGTTGGCTATGGTACCGACGGGGATGGGACTAAGTATTGGCTTGTGAAGAACTCATGGGGCACATCATGGGGAGAAGAAGGGTACATAAGGATGCAGAGAGGCATTGCCGCCAAAGAAGGCCTTTGTGGCATTGCCATGATGGCCTCATACCCCACTGCGTGA
- the LOC127811776 gene encoding senescence-specific cysteine protease SAG39-like, which translates to MTGFKHPKYTQSNGYEDQDQDFGLRGHALWILRMFGGPLEAAYGDDNDEGNLAAKINGYEEDLPANRESALQKAVGNQSVSVAIDAGGFDWSGVFTGECGAEVDHGGRDDDGTKYWLVGHVVGGTGEGYIRMDIGKIRMPKRGLICGIAMQASYPTAHCPLPGVNKNCCCCIYIACTFPVLDQPELS; encoded by the exons ATGACTGGGTTCAAACATCCTAAATATACACAAAGTAATGGCTACGAAGATCAAGATCAAGATTTTGGCCTTCGTGGCCATGCTTTGTGGATTTTGAGGATGTTTGGAGGGCCTCTTGAGGCAGCATAtggtgatgataatgatgaag GAAACCTCGCAGCCAAGATAAATGGGTACGAAGAAGACCTGCCTGCAAACCGTGAGAGTGCCCTTCAGAAGGCCGTTGGTAATCAGTCCGTCTCGGTCGCCATCGACGCCGGCGGCTTCGACTGGAGTGGAGTCTTCACAGGAGAGTGTGGCGCCGAAGTCGATCACGGTGGGAGGGACGACGATGGGACTAAGTATTGGCTGGTGGGGCATGTCGTGGGGGGAACTGGAGAAGGGTACATAAGGATGGACATTGGCAAAATAAGGATGCCAAAGAGGGGCTTAATTTGTGGCATCGCCATGCAGGCTTCATACCCCACTGCCCACTGCCCACTGCCTGGTGTTAACAAGAactgctgctgctgcatatACATAGCTTGTACTTTCCCTGTATTGGATCAACCTGAACTTAGTTGA